From Saccharibacillus brassicae:
AATCTGGCGGACTTCGTCGCTTCGCTGCCGCAGGGGCTGGAGACGCAGGCCGGGGAGCGCGGCGTCAAGCTGTCCGGCGGGCAGCGGCAGCGCCTGGCGATCGCCCGCGCCATTCTGCGCGATCCGGACATCCTGCTGCTGGACGAAGCGACGGCGCATCTGGACAGCGCGTCCGAAGGACTTGTGCAGCAGGCGCTCGATTCCCTGATGCGGGGGCGGACCACGCTCGTCATCGCGCATCGGCTGTCCACCGTACGCGGAGCGGACAAGCTGATCGTGATCGAAGACGGCCGAGCGACCGGGCAGGGGACGCACGACGAACTGCTGGCGTCGCACGCTTTTTACCGGAAGCTGGTGCACGGGCAGTTCGGAAGCGGCTGACCGCGCCGGGCGGGATGGACGGAGACGTTCTTTTTCATAAAGGGGCTCGCTGTCGTCTTCTTCCCGCTTGTGGGTAAATAATTAGAATCACCAACGAATCGGGACAGCCCGAAGAAGATCCGGCTGCACGGGAGGACCTATGAACCTAAAAGAATTCAATGCGATCGTCAGCCGTCCGGCGGATCTGCGCTACGAATATTTTGTGAAAAAGACGGCGGACTCCGAAATGCTCTGGGGGCTGTACGAAGAAGGCTGGGCGATGACCACCGATTCTTCCGGCACGGCCCTGCTTCCGCTGTGGCCCAAAAGCGAATTCGCGCTGCACTGCGCCATCGACGAATGGAACGGCTACACGAGCCGCCCGCTGGACCTGCATGCTTTTATCGAGAAAATTTTGCCGCGCCTCGATCAGGACGGCGTCAAAACGGCGATCTTCTACAACAACAGCGATTCGGCGGTCGTGGAAGCCGCCAAGCTGCTGGAAGATCTGCGGGAAGCGCTGGGCAAGTATTAAGCGCAGGGTTGAGCGCGTAGAGGCGCAGCCGCAAACGCGCGGCTTCGTGCAGCCGGACTTCGGATGAATCGGACTCCGGCCCGGCTTCTTGCCGCCGAAGAGACGAGGAAAAAGCTTGGCGAGATCCGTTCCCGGATTTCGCCAAGCTTTTTGTTGTGCGCCGATGGACGCGGCGGGAGAAGAGAAGGGCGGCCCTGACGGCCGGCCGCTACTTCGCCGTCGCCTTCGCCGGCTCGGCGTCAGGGTCCGCCGGTAGGAAATGCCGGGACAGGTCGCCGACGATCGAATAATAGTCGCCGTTCGTCAGCTGCTGCGGATCTTCGATCGCGTCGAGCGTCTCCTGGCGGAGGTAACCGTCCGCCACGAGCCGCGCCGCCGCGCTATCCGCGGTCACGGGCACCTGCATGGCGCTCGCGATCAGCATCGCGGCCATATTGACCGACAGCGGCTGCGCCGCCTTGTCGGTCACTTCGACCATGATCTCTTCCATATCGCCGGGGAAGAAGTCCGGGTGCAGCGAGCGCATGACGCGCACGGCATTGAAGAACCGCTGCACGTTGGCTTCGCTGTCGAGGCCCCAGCCGTCGTTCTCGTACCCGCCCGACGTGAGATACATATTGGCCGCGATCAGCATGCCGGGATAATCTTTGTGCTTCATATATTCCGGTTCCGGGAGCTTCGGCCGGGACAGATCGACGCCCTGCTTGCGCAGCTGCTGCTTGAGCCGTTCGATTTGTGGTTCCGAACCGGAGAACTCGCGCAGATTCATGTCCGCATTCTGCGCCAGCTTGATCGCCGCGCCGGCCGCTTCGCCGGCAGCCATGCCGACCGGGATCGTCCGCGCGCTGCCGTGCGGCACGGTGTCGAAGCCGGCCGAGCGGCCGACGACGAGCAGGCCGTCGACGGTGCGCGGCACGAGCGTGCGGAACGGCACGCCGTATTGGCTCGGCTTCATGAGCACGGTGCCGATTCGCCCGTCGCTCGTGCTCTGGATATCGACCGGATACGAACCGTAGCCGATATCGTCCCAATGCGAGCGGTTCTCCATCACGTCGGCGAGCGTCAGCCGGTATTCGGCTTCGAGATGGCGCGATTCGCGCAGGTACAGCTCGCTTGCGACGCCGTCGTATTGCAGCGGGGCCATCTCCGGGAAGCGCTGCTTGAGAAACTCGACGATCTTCGGCGCTTCCGCCGTGCCGATCTCGATGCCTTCGCGGATCGACTTCGGATCGAGCGGATCGATGCCGAACAGCAGCAGCGAATTGATCAGAATCGTGCCGTCGTTCTGGCGCCCGATGTTGAGGCCGCGCATCTTCACTTTGGACGGATCGCTCGATTCGTACAGCTGCGCGTCTTTGTAGCCCCAAACGCTCATGCGGTCGATGCCCGTGTCTTCGTGCTTCCCGAGCTTCTCCCAGATCTCCTGGGTCATGCCGCTCATGCGGAACACGAGCGTCGACGCCATGACGCTGTTCAGGTCGCCGATGTCTTCGCGGCCGAGCGTGAATGCGGCACCGGCTTCCGCCGCGATGTCGGCGTTCTGCGTCGCGTCGATGACGGCGTCGGCTCCGACGCGCTTGGCGCTGCCGTCTTGAAGCGTCAGCGCAAGGCCGGTGACGACCTTGCCGCCGTTTTGCGTTTCGGTAATCGGGGACATCTTGCGCGTCTCCATCAGCAGGTCGATGTTCGGTTCGGCCCGGACCATTGTATAGAACAAATTGGCGGCGACGTTCACGTCGAACGAAGATCCGTCGAATTGGTCGTACCATTCCTGGAAAATGCCTTTGTTCAAATA
This genomic window contains:
- a CDS encoding FAD-dependent oxidoreductase, translated to MRLKNWKKVVALSLAAVLVLGAAGFMLIRYLEHSRLVNHGVTQALLPVESVSQIAERYDVIVAGTDPEGITAAISAARSGSKVLLVDGHDRKMLGGLMTVGMLNMIDLNYAPDQPFFFPQLREANYLNKGIFQEWYDQFDGSSFDVNVAANLFYTMVRAEPNIDLLMETRKMSPITETQNGGKVVTGLALTLQDGSAKRVGADAVIDATQNADIAAEAGAAFTLGREDIGDLNSVMASTLVFRMSGMTQEIWEKLGKHEDTGIDRMSVWGYKDAQLYESSDPSKVKMRGLNIGRQNDGTILINSLLLFGIDPLDPKSIREGIEIGTAEAPKIVEFLKQRFPEMAPLQYDGVASELYLRESRHLEAEYRLTLADVMENRSHWDDIGYGSYPVDIQSTSDGRIGTVLMKPSQYGVPFRTLVPRTVDGLLVVGRSAGFDTVPHGSARTIPVGMAAGEAAGAAIKLAQNADMNLREFSGSEPQIERLKQQLRKQGVDLSRPKLPEPEYMKHKDYPGMLIAANMYLTSGGYENDGWGLDSEANVQRFFNAVRVMRSLHPDFFPGDMEEIMVEVTDKAAQPLSVNMAAMLIASAMQVPVTADSAAARLVADGYLRQETLDAIEDPQQLTNGDYYSIVGDLSRHFLPADPDAEPAKATAK
- a CDS encoding DUF2750 domain-containing protein codes for the protein MNLKEFNAIVSRPADLRYEYFVKKTADSEMLWGLYEEGWAMTTDSSGTALLPLWPKSEFALHCAIDEWNGYTSRPLDLHAFIEKILPRLDQDGVKTAIFYNNSDSAVVEAAKLLEDLREALGKY